The following are encoded in a window of Phaseolus vulgaris cultivar G19833 chromosome 3, P. vulgaris v2.0, whole genome shotgun sequence genomic DNA:
- the LOC137806700 gene encoding tRNA wybutosine-synthesizing protein 2/3/4, which produces MEFEKRKAAALASLISTELDKSPKGSLDAPIVPLVNALNQNPSYFTTSSCSGRISILSQPLSESPNPKKKARGGTWLFVSHDPADPDSVLSLLFPSESTRSPFVSELVFRFEPLIIALECRDLSAAHSLVSLAISCGFRESGITNAKKRVIIAIRCSIRMEVPLGDTRTVMVTPEYIRYLVRVANDKMEANRKRTQRFFQVIQSTCSLITDNGDCLLPTNEACNHLELEDESQLGNGNAETSKGSVSTPGSDVSISHFDIVGEPAGKLFLWGHSACGLNNAGVKKVIIFGGFGGMGRHARRNDLLLLDPYSGNLEMVSTVGCASPTPRLGHTASLVGNCMFVIGGRTGPDKILSDVWILDTTMNSWKLLQCSDNLFLPRHRHAAAIMGSDIYVFGGLDNDTIFSSFYVFDTNTLHWKEIPVSGDWPCARHSHAMVASDSQIFMFGGYNGGKALGDLYSFDVQKGQWTKERTTGRNPHARFSHSIFVHKNYLGVLGGCPVRQHCEELALLDLKLRLWKHVTLNSVGKDLFVRSTTNVVGDDLVIVGGGASCYAFGTKFSEPAKVNLLHIIHSHDEHMSVKNQSKHVINQDEGTIGNNIKNSCQPQLELGPNVFEDESLCFNDNLPCLNDQSQMIASHYILQLKKKYAKLGKDILKKFGWLDLGRKAHSEEGGVHICFPVHQEFFAVFCERNHHLRDASNGKNEVPFSKPLKQDEYLLNELSYSEALTILHEYGAIILEDKVVEERKTAKSPLKVMTEAVTSLIKHKGLPTRLLEELPTRWDRLGDIIILPISSFKDSMWDSIAGELWPIVAKSLKAHRLARQGPVAATGTRDSTLQILVGDSGWVNHRENGVFYSFDATKCMFSWGNLSEKIRMASLDCKEEVVVDLFAGIGYFVLPFLVRAQAKFVYACEWNPHAVEALRHNLQANSVADRCIILEGDNRITAPRGVADRVCLGLIPSSELSWITAVRALRREGGMLHVHGNTKDSEESEWIDRVAKSINDIARSEGYCWEISVEHVERVKWYAPHIRHVVVDVRCRQI; this is translated from the exons ATGGAGTTCGAAAAGAGAAAAGCCGCAGCACTGGCCTCACTGATTTCAACGGAGTTAGACAAATCCCCGAAGGGCTCCTTAGATGCACCTATCGTTCCTCTGGTGAACGCTCTGAACCAAAACCCTTCTTACTTCACCACAAGTTCATGCTCCGGCCGAATCTCCATCCTCTCCCAACCCCTCTCCGAATCTCCAAACCCTAAAAAGAAAGCCAGAGGCGGCACCTGGCTCTTCGTTTCCCACGACCCCGCCGATCCCGACTCGGTCCTCTCCCTCCTCTTCCCCTCCGAGTCAACTCGCTCCCCCTTCGTCTCCGAACTCGTCTTCCGATTCGAGCCCCTCATCATTGCTCTCGAGTGCAGAGACCTCTCCGCCGCTCACTCCCTCGTTTCCCTCGCTATCTCCTGCGGCTTTAGAGAGAGTGGCATTACCAATGCCAAGAAGCGCGTCATCATCGCCATTCGCTGCTCCATTCGCATGGAGGTGCCGTTGGGGGATACGCGCACTGTCATGGTCACGCCCGAGTATATTCGTTATCTCGTTCGGGTCGCAAATGACAAGATGGAAGCTAATAGGAAAAGAACACAGAGATTTTTCCAAGTTATACAGTCCACTTGTTCCTTGATTACTGATAACGGGGACTGTTTGTTGCCCACGAATGAAGCTTGCAACCATCTTGAACTCGAGGATGAATCTCAGTTAGGAAACGGGAATGCCGAAACCTCTAAAG GGTCTGTGAGTACTCCTGGTTCTGATGTGTCAATTAGCCATTTTGATATTGTTGGGGAACCAGCTGGGAAGCTTTTCCTTTGGGGCCACTCAGCTTGTGGATTGAATAATGCTGGTGTCAAGAAAGTTATCATTTTTGGTGGCTTTGGGGGCATGGGGAGACATGCCAGAAGAAATGATTTGTTGCTGCTTGATCCATATTCTGGCAATCTTGAAATGGTTAGCACTGTTGGTTGTGCTTCTCCAACTCCACGATTGGGCCATACGGCTTCTTTGGTTGGAAATTGCATGTTTGTGATTGGAGGTCGGACTGGTCCTGACAAAATTCTCAGTGATGTATGGATCCTAGATACAACAATGAATTCTTGGAAGTTACTGCAATGTAGTGACAATTTATTTCTTCCCAG GCATCGTCATGCTGCAGCTATCATGGGTTCTGACATTTATGTATTTGGGGGTCTTGATAATGATACTATCTTTTCTTCCTTTTATGTTTTTGACACAAACACTTTACACTGGAAAGAAATACCAGTTTCTGGTGACTGGCCATGTGCGCGTCACTCACATGCTATGGTGGCATCTGATTCTCAGATTTTCATGTTTGGTGGATACAATGGTGGGAAAGCACTTGGGGATTTGTATAGTTTTGATGTTCAGAAGGGTCAATGGACAAAGGAAAGGACAACTGGAAGGAATCCACATGCCAGATTCTCCCATTCAATTTTTGTCCATAAGAATTATCTTGGAGTTCTTGGTGGTTGTCCTGTTAGGCAACACTGTGAAGAGTTGGCTTTACTTGATTTGAAGCTTCGTCTATGGAAGCATGTAACACTCAATTCTGTAGGTAAAGATTTGTTTGTGCGTAGTACAACCAATGTTGTTGGTGATGATCTTGTCATAGTTGGTGGTGGTGCATCATGCTACGCATTTGGGACAAAGTTCAGTGAGCCTGCAAAAGTCAACTTGCTCCATATAATCCATTCACATGATGAACATATGTCTGTCAAAAATCAAAGCAAACATGTGATTAACCAAGATGAAGGGACAATCGggaataacattaaaaattcaTGTCAACCCCAACTTGAACTTGGACCAAATGTATTTGAAGATGAAAGTTTATGTTTTAATGATAACCTACCCTGCTTGAATGATCAAAGTCAGATGATTGCATCGCATTATATTTTGCAACTGAAAAAGAAATATGCAAAATTGGGAAAGGATATATTGAAGAAATTTGGATGGTTAGACTTAGGGAGGAAGGCACACTCTGAAGAGGGTGGAGTACATATCTGTTTTCCTGTCCATCAAGAATTTTTCGCTGTATTTTGTGAAAGGAATCATCATTTGCGAGATGCATCAAATGGAAAAAATGAAGTTCCCTTTTCAAAACCACTTAAACAAGATGAATACTTGTTAAATGAGTTATCCTATTCTGAAGCATTGACCATTCTCCATGAGTATGGTGCAATTATTCTTGAAGACAAGGTTGTTGAAGAAAGAAAAACTGCCAAATCTCCTTTAAAAGTGATGACCGAAGCAGTAACATCTTTGATTAAGCATAAAGGCCTACCAACGCGGCTTCTAGAGGAACTTCCTACAAG ATGGGATCGGCTTGGAGATATTATTATACTTCCAATTAGTTCTTTTAAGGATTCCATGTGGGACTCCATTGCAGGAGAGCTTTGGCCCATTGTTGCCAAATCACTCAAGGCTCACCGTCTAGCTCGCCAG GGCCCAGTTGCTGCAACTGGTACAAGAGATAGTACATTGCAGATTCTTGTTGGAGATAGTGGCTGGGTTAATCATCGAGAAAATGGAGTATTCTATTCTTTTGATGCTACAAAATGCATGTTTTCATGGGGTAATCTTTCTGAGAAAATCCGGATGGCCAGTCTGGATTGTAAAGAGGAGGTTGTAGTAGACCTTTTTGCGGGCATTGGCTACTTTGTGCTTCCTTTCCTCGTCAG GGCCCAGGCAAAATTTGTATATGCTTGTGAGTGGAATCCCCATGCAGTAGAAGCACTACGACATAATCTCCAAGCAAATTCTGTGGCTGATCGTTGTATCATACTTGAAGGAGATAATCGCATTACCGCTCCCAGG GGTGTGGCTGATAGAGTTTGTCTAGGTCTCATTCCATCTAGTGAGCTTAGCTGGATCACAGCAGTGAGGGCTTTAAG AAGAGAGGGTGGAATGTTACATGTCCACGGGAATACAAAAGACTCAGAGGAGAGTGAGTGGATTGATCGTGTGGCAAAATCAATAAATGACATTGCTAGATCGGAAG GTTATTGTTGGGAGATTTCTGTAGAACATGTTGAGAGGGTAAAATGGTATGCTCCACATATTCGTCACGTTGTAGTGGATGTAAGATGCAGACAGATCTAA